In one Mycobacterium sp. NBC_00419 genomic region, the following are encoded:
- a CDS encoding CaiB/BaiF CoA transferase family protein, producing MGLLSGIRVVESAQLFNGDTLGALLGDLGADVIKVESPFRGDYLRDFLGQVTPHNSPAHMQINKNKRSVALDLRKDEGRAVFWKLLDTADVFVDGNSADALDQLGVGYQAQRERRPAIIYCQYTGYGATGPYSTIPTHGQMMNAAAGATLLDIDADGFVRPAQRPLEFGGIQSGGEGTSTGATFAALHVAAALVSRDRTGEGCYIDVAASEAVISSAWIAATYELNNDRIADRRSLPAAIDPKGTNSAKYQFYQTSDDRFVLFCCIEPKFWENFCRIAGRDDLIGESGSGPVDFAVTGDSEQTLRREIQKIIATRTQKEWVALAAEHDLAIGPALQENQLRDDPQLAARGTFIESVHPVAGPFTHVTLPALVNGKRSTEIRHHAPALGEQTTEILTELGISADRLAALREAKVIGGPAT from the coding sequence ATGGGATTGCTCAGCGGCATCAGAGTTGTCGAGTCGGCTCAGCTGTTCAACGGTGACACTCTCGGTGCCCTGCTCGGCGACTTGGGCGCCGACGTCATCAAGGTCGAAAGCCCTTTCCGCGGTGACTATCTGCGCGATTTCCTGGGGCAGGTCACACCACACAACAGCCCCGCACACATGCAGATCAACAAGAACAAGCGCAGCGTGGCCCTGGACCTCCGCAAAGACGAGGGGCGAGCGGTGTTCTGGAAGTTGTTGGACACCGCCGACGTGTTCGTGGACGGCAACTCCGCTGACGCCCTGGATCAGTTGGGCGTCGGATACCAGGCTCAGCGTGAGCGGCGCCCGGCGATCATCTACTGCCAGTACACCGGATACGGTGCGACCGGGCCGTACTCGACGATTCCGACCCACGGCCAAATGATGAACGCCGCCGCCGGTGCCACCTTGCTGGATATCGACGCGGACGGCTTCGTGCGGCCCGCGCAGCGGCCGCTGGAGTTCGGCGGCATCCAATCAGGTGGTGAGGGAACGTCCACCGGTGCGACCTTCGCGGCGCTGCACGTGGCGGCCGCTCTGGTCAGCCGGGACCGCACCGGCGAGGGCTGTTACATCGACGTCGCCGCGTCTGAGGCGGTGATCTCCAGCGCGTGGATCGCCGCCACCTACGAGTTGAACAATGATCGGATCGCCGACCGCCGTTCGCTTCCGGCCGCGATCGACCCGAAGGGCACCAATAGCGCCAAGTACCAGTTCTATCAGACGTCCGATGACCGGTTTGTGCTGTTCTGCTGCATCGAGCCGAAGTTCTGGGAGAACTTCTGCCGAATCGCCGGCCGCGACGATCTCATCGGTGAATCAGGAAGCGGTCCAGTCGATTTCGCCGTCACCGGCGACAGTGAGCAAACACTTCGCCGCGAGATCCAGAAGATCATTGCAACCCGCACCCAGAAGGAATGGGTTGCGCTGGCCGCCGAGCATGACCTGGCGATCGGCCCTGCGCTGCAGGAGAACCAGTTACGCGACGATCCGCAGCTCGCCGCCCGCGGCACCTTCATCGAGTCGGTGCACCCCGTCGCGGGGCCCTTCACCCATGTAACGCTGCCCGCGCTGGTGAACGGCAAACGCTCCACCGAGATTCGGCACCACGCGCCGGCCCTGGGCGAGCAGACCACCGAGATCCTGACCGAACTCGGCATCTCTGCCGACCGCCTGGCCGCGCTGCGCGAGGCGAAGGTGATCGGCGGCCCGGCTACCTGA
- a CDS encoding cytochrome P450 produces MSLRDIDFTDLDNFADGFPHHLFEVHRREAPVYWHEPTEHTPDGEGFWSVATHAETLAVLRDAETFSSVTGGARPYGGTLLQDLPVAGQVLNMMDDPRHTYIRRLVSSGLTPRMIRRVEDDLRHRARALLDGVQPGVAFDFLVDVAAELPMQMICILLGVPETERHWLFQAIEPTFDFGDSRRGEVGPHSFEKAGSVEDAGSRMFAYGTELIAAKRAQPTDDMLSVVANATVDDAEAPSLSDLELYMFFSLLFSAGAETTRNGVAGGLLALAQNPDQYRRLQDDPELLPTAIEEMIRWTSPSPSKRRTATRDTELGGQAIRAGDKVLVWEGSANRDAAVFENPDTFDVGRKRNPHLGFGQGVHYCLGANLARLELRVLYEELLGRFDEINVTKPVEWARSNRHTGIRHLYVEFG; encoded by the coding sequence ATGTCGCTCAGGGACATCGACTTCACCGACCTCGACAACTTCGCCGACGGCTTCCCGCACCACCTGTTCGAAGTCCACCGCCGCGAGGCCCCGGTGTACTGGCACGAGCCGACCGAGCACACCCCGGACGGCGAGGGCTTCTGGTCGGTGGCTACCCACGCGGAAACCCTTGCGGTGCTTCGTGATGCGGAGACGTTCTCCTCGGTGACCGGGGGAGCGCGGCCGTACGGCGGTACCCTGCTGCAGGACCTGCCCGTCGCCGGTCAGGTGCTCAACATGATGGACGACCCGCGCCACACCTACATCCGGCGGCTGGTCAGCTCCGGTCTGACACCGCGGATGATCCGCCGGGTCGAGGACGACCTGCGGCACCGGGCCAGGGCGTTGCTCGACGGCGTGCAGCCCGGGGTGGCGTTCGACTTCCTCGTCGACGTCGCCGCCGAGCTGCCGATGCAGATGATCTGCATCCTGCTGGGAGTCCCTGAGACAGAGCGGCATTGGCTGTTCCAGGCCATCGAGCCGACCTTCGACTTCGGCGACTCGCGCCGCGGCGAAGTGGGACCGCACTCGTTCGAAAAGGCAGGGTCGGTGGAGGACGCCGGCTCGCGGATGTTCGCCTACGGCACCGAGTTGATCGCCGCGAAGCGCGCGCAGCCCACCGACGACATGCTCTCAGTGGTGGCCAACGCGACAGTCGACGACGCCGAGGCGCCGTCGCTGTCCGACCTCGAGCTGTACATGTTCTTTTCCCTGCTGTTCAGCGCCGGCGCGGAGACCACCCGCAACGGGGTGGCCGGCGGTCTGCTGGCGCTGGCGCAGAACCCCGACCAATACCGGCGCCTCCAGGACGATCCGGAGCTCTTACCGACGGCGATCGAGGAGATGATCCGCTGGACCTCCCCGTCACCGTCGAAGCGGCGCACCGCAACCCGCGACACCGAACTGGGTGGGCAGGCGATCCGCGCCGGAGACAAGGTGCTGGTGTGGGAGGGCTCGGCCAACCGCGACGCGGCGGTGTTTGAGAATCCCGACACCTTCGATGTCGGGCGGAAGCGTAACCCGCACTTGGGTTTCGGTCAGGGCGTGCATTACTGCCTGGGAGCCAACCTGGCCCGGCTGGAGCTACGGGTGCTCTACGAGGAGCTGCTCGGCCGGTTCGACGAGATCAACGTGACCAAGCCGGTGGAGTGGGCACGTAGTAACCGGCACACCGGCATCCGGCATCTCTACGTCGAGTTCGGCTGA
- a CDS encoding mycofactocin-coupled SDR family oxidoreductase, which yields MAELTGSVAVITGAARGQGRSHAVALAAEGADIIAIDRCADIDSIPYPLGTKADLDETVAAIEALGRRAVSVIADVRDLDALTAGVHSGIDQLGEVDIVIANAGVVAIGIKDPLDAQLYKDIVDTNLTGVWHTIVATVPSIIRKGQGGSIVLTSSAQGLVGRGGDGSAAMFAYAAAKHGVVGLMRSAANAYAQHKIRVNSVHPTGVATPMIMNEFVAKRIQENPNASALSANLLPVPYVESEDVTNAIMWLVSPKARNVTGVTLPVDAGHAVM from the coding sequence ATGGCAGAACTCACAGGCAGCGTCGCAGTGATCACCGGCGCGGCCCGCGGTCAGGGTCGAAGTCACGCAGTGGCGCTGGCCGCCGAGGGTGCCGACATCATCGCGATCGACCGCTGCGCCGACATCGACTCGATCCCCTATCCGCTGGGCACCAAGGCCGACCTCGACGAGACCGTGGCGGCAATCGAGGCCCTCGGCCGCCGGGCAGTGTCGGTCATCGCCGACGTGCGCGATCTCGATGCTCTGACGGCCGGAGTGCACAGCGGCATCGACCAACTCGGCGAGGTCGACATCGTCATCGCCAACGCCGGGGTGGTCGCGATCGGAATCAAGGACCCGCTGGATGCACAGCTGTACAAGGACATCGTCGACACCAACCTGACCGGTGTCTGGCACACCATCGTCGCGACGGTGCCGTCCATCATCCGCAAGGGCCAGGGCGGGTCGATCGTGCTGACCAGCTCTGCACAGGGGTTGGTGGGCCGCGGCGGAGACGGCAGCGCGGCGATGTTCGCCTATGCCGCAGCCAAGCACGGCGTCGTAGGCCTGATGCGCTCTGCGGCGAATGCCTATGCGCAGCACAAGATCCGGGTCAATTCGGTGCATCCGACAGGCGTGGCGACGCCGATGATCATGAACGAGTTCGTCGCGAAGCGGATCCAGGAGAACCCCAACGCATCGGCACTATCCGCCAACCTGCTTCCGGTTCCCTACGTGGAATCCGAGGACGTCACCAACGCCATCATGTGGCTGGTCAGCCCCAAGGCTCGCAACGTCACCGGCGTGACGTTGCCGGTCGACGCCGGCCACGCGGTCATGTGA
- a CDS encoding TetR/AcrR family transcriptional regulator, whose translation MAKSKGGAPASSSLLGRPVGANSEETRRRILDATMRCVAEVGYSRATIREIARRAQMTSGSLYHYFPNKAELVKATFDEVATIAVPRLAHAADRNASTLDKLMAVLDESVQVMRDYPLAVAFDRAIRAESPRELHLAENSDTRFVALRGLIRSILEQGARDKELGAGVDVDSAANAVYLIFRGLNEYAAGSPPTGEYTATVAGLKKLLRGQLFIHQR comes from the coding sequence ATGGCGAAATCCAAAGGCGGAGCACCGGCCAGTTCATCGCTCCTCGGCAGGCCGGTCGGCGCCAACAGTGAGGAGACGCGCAGGCGGATTCTCGATGCGACGATGCGCTGTGTCGCCGAGGTCGGCTATTCCAGGGCCACCATCCGCGAGATCGCCCGCCGGGCCCAGATGACCAGCGGCAGTCTCTACCACTACTTTCCGAACAAAGCCGAACTGGTCAAGGCCACCTTCGACGAGGTGGCCACCATCGCGGTGCCCCGGCTGGCGCACGCCGCCGACCGTAACGCCTCAACCCTCGACAAGCTGATGGCCGTGCTCGACGAGAGCGTCCAAGTGATGCGCGACTACCCACTGGCGGTCGCCTTCGATCGGGCCATCCGGGCCGAGAGTCCCCGGGAACTGCACCTGGCCGAGAACAGTGACACCCGCTTCGTCGCCTTGCGCGGTCTGATCCGCAGCATCCTCGAGCAAGGTGCGCGCGACAAGGAACTCGGCGCAGGCGTCGACGTCGACAGCGCGGCCAACGCCGTCTACCTGATCTTCCGCGGTCTCAACGAGTACGCGGCGGGCTCACCGCCGACAGGGGAGTACACCGCCACCGTGGCAGGACTGAAAAAGCTGCTGCGGGGCCAGCTCTTCATTCACCAGCGGTAA
- a CDS encoding amidohydrolase family protein produces MDTVVQHDVFDAHFHIVDLRFPLVANNGYLPGPFTAGDYLARVGALNVTGGAVVSGSFQAFDQSYLKEALAQLGSSFVGVTQLPAEVSDAQILDLDEAGVRAVRFNLYRGGSAALADVDTLGRRVHEVAGWHSEFYLDAADLGELEPILAALPQISIDHLGMSDDDSGALLGLAEAGAVVKATGFGRMSVSDPESLMRNIIRANPASLVFGSDLPSTRAATPFQDSDIDRVADAVGPENAGAVLNGNARRLYRLTAGE; encoded by the coding sequence ATGGACACCGTGGTCCAACATGACGTCTTCGACGCGCACTTCCACATCGTCGACCTGCGCTTCCCGCTGGTCGCCAACAACGGCTATCTGCCCGGGCCGTTCACCGCGGGCGACTATCTCGCCCGGGTAGGCGCACTGAACGTCACCGGCGGTGCCGTGGTCAGCGGATCATTTCAGGCCTTCGACCAGAGCTATCTGAAAGAGGCTCTGGCACAGCTGGGATCGTCGTTCGTGGGTGTCACACAATTGCCCGCCGAGGTCAGTGACGCGCAGATACTCGATCTGGACGAGGCCGGCGTGCGGGCAGTGCGGTTCAATCTCTACCGCGGTGGATCGGCGGCCCTGGCCGACGTCGACACGCTCGGGCGCCGGGTTCACGAGGTGGCCGGCTGGCATTCGGAGTTCTACCTCGACGCAGCCGATCTCGGTGAGCTCGAGCCCATTCTCGCCGCGCTTCCACAGATCAGCATCGACCATCTCGGCATGTCCGACGACGACAGCGGGGCCCTGCTCGGGCTCGCCGAGGCGGGGGCTGTCGTCAAGGCGACCGGGTTCGGCCGGATGTCCGTGAGCGATCCGGAGTCGTTGATGCGCAATATCATTCGCGCCAACCCGGCAAGTTTGGTGTTCGGGAGCGATCTTCCGTCGACACGGGCCGCGACGCCGTTCCAGGACAGCGATATCGACCGGGTGGCCGACGCCGTCGGCCCCGAGAATGCCGGCGCGGTGCTGAACGGCAATGCCCGCCGCCTGTACCGGCTTACCGCTGGTGAATGA
- a CDS encoding SDR family NAD(P)-dependent oxidoreductase, which produces MDFSALTRPATELIDGVMDRALVLGYTKIGSGLRRLWWPADAQAGSMTGKRVVVTGSTAGIGFAMAQGFAELGATVHLLGRDEQKVHRCVTEIRQTVPGADIVEEVCDVSDLDAVREWTAAFSDRVPALDGLVHNAGLMPKDRMLTAQGHEVQLATHVLGPHLMTEQLLPLLRAARGSSVVFVSSGGMYSSPLVVEDLEYCNGYNGVRAYARTKKMQVVLADSWARRLAGTDVRVESMHPGWVDTPGVAEYLPRFRVITKPLLRDVAAGADTAIWLVATRPESTPGHFWHDRVQRPTTFGWQRHENPAKVRRFLEQVSRLTGTAEAWTGLRA; this is translated from the coding sequence ATGGACTTCTCCGCGCTCACCCGGCCGGCGACCGAACTGATCGACGGTGTGATGGACCGCGCCCTGGTGCTGGGCTACACCAAGATCGGCTCGGGTCTGCGCCGGTTGTGGTGGCCTGCCGACGCGCAGGCCGGATCGATGACCGGTAAGCGGGTGGTGGTCACCGGGTCGACGGCCGGTATCGGGTTCGCGATGGCCCAGGGTTTCGCCGAGTTGGGCGCCACGGTCCATCTGCTGGGCCGCGACGAGCAGAAGGTCCACCGGTGCGTGACGGAGATCCGGCAGACGGTGCCCGGCGCCGACATCGTCGAGGAGGTGTGCGACGTCTCCGACCTCGACGCGGTGCGGGAGTGGACGGCGGCGTTCTCCGATCGGGTGCCGGCACTCGACGGGCTGGTGCACAACGCCGGGCTGATGCCCAAGGACCGCATGCTCACCGCGCAGGGCCACGAGGTGCAGTTGGCGACCCACGTGCTCGGACCGCACCTGATGACCGAGCAGCTGTTGCCGCTGCTGCGGGCGGCCCGTGGTTCGTCGGTGGTGTTCGTGTCCTCGGGCGGCATGTACAGCTCGCCGCTGGTGGTCGAGGACCTGGAGTACTGCAACGGCTACAACGGGGTGCGGGCCTATGCCCGCACCAAGAAGATGCAGGTGGTGCTCGCCGACTCGTGGGCCCGCCGGCTGGCGGGCACCGACGTCCGCGTGGAAAGCATGCACCCCGGCTGGGTGGACACCCCCGGCGTGGCCGAGTACCTGCCGCGCTTCCGGGTGATCACCAAGCCGCTGCTGCGCGATGTTGCCGCGGGCGCCGACACCGCGATATGGCTGGTGGCCACCCGGCCGGAGTCCACGCCGGGACACTTCTGGCACGACCGGGTGCAGCGGCCGACGACGTTCGGCTGGCAGCGCCACGAGAACCCGGCCAAGGTACGCCGCTTCCTCGAACAGGTCAGCAGGCTCACGGGTACCGCGGAGGCCTGGACCGGCCTGCGCGCCTGA
- a CDS encoding DUF429 domain-containing protein — MHFVGVDLAWGLRNPTGLAVVDAAGALVHVSAAGDDDDVLAQLAPYVAGPCVVAIDAPLVVVNPTGTRPCETALNRDFRRFDAGAHPANTGLAWFADGGRGARLCRTLNLDLDPRSASVRRALEVYPHAAAVVLFGLDRTLKYKQKQGRDFALLQSELGRLVDYIEGLPDLGLDHPGWQALVTSVRSATTKAQLRRAEDPVDAVLCAYVARLVAERPEDVTIYGEPATGCIVTPTPRST; from the coding sequence ATGCACTTCGTCGGGGTCGACCTCGCGTGGGGGTTGCGGAATCCGACGGGCCTGGCCGTCGTGGACGCAGCGGGGGCGCTCGTGCATGTCAGCGCCGCCGGTGACGACGACGACGTGCTGGCCCAGCTGGCACCCTATGTCGCCGGGCCGTGTGTGGTGGCGATCGACGCCCCACTCGTGGTCGTCAACCCGACCGGCACCCGACCGTGCGAGACCGCGCTGAACCGGGACTTCCGTCGCTTCGACGCCGGAGCTCATCCCGCCAACACCGGTCTGGCCTGGTTCGCCGACGGCGGCCGCGGCGCACGGTTGTGCCGAACGCTGAATCTCGATCTCGACCCGCGCTCGGCGTCAGTGCGGCGGGCGCTCGAGGTGTATCCGCACGCCGCCGCCGTGGTGCTCTTCGGGCTCGACCGCACCCTGAAGTACAAGCAGAAGCAGGGCCGGGACTTCGCTCTGCTGCAGTCCGAGCTGGGCAGGCTCGTCGACTACATCGAGGGTTTGCCGGATCTGGGCCTGGATCACCCCGGATGGCAGGCCCTCGTCACCTCGGTGCGCTCGGCGACGACCAAGGCCCAGTTGCGACGGGCCGAGGACCCGGTCGATGCGGTGCTGTGCGCCTACGTCGCGCGGCTGGTCGCCGAACGACCCGAGGACGTGACGATCTATGGGGAACCAGCCACCGGGTGCATCGTCACACCCACGCCGAGATCGACGTAA
- the purB gene encoding adenylosuccinate lyase, with the protein MTIPNVLATRYASAEMVAIWSPEAKILAERRLWLAVLRAQKELGVDVPDGVLEDYERVLDQVDLGSIAARERVTRHDVKARIEEFNALAGHEHVHKGMTSRDLTENVEQLQIRRSLELVHAHGVAVVARLGERAATYRDLVMAGRSHNVAAQATTLGKRFASAAEETLIALTRIRELIDRYPLRGIKGPMGTAQDMLDLFDGDADRLAELERRVAEFLGFSAVFASVGQVYPRSLDHDVVSALVQLGAGPSSFAHTVRLMAGHELVTEGFAQGQVGSSAMPHKMNTRSCERVNGLQVILRGYGSMAAELAGAQWNEGDVFCSVVRRVALPDAFFAVDGQIETFLTVLDEFGAYPAVIQRELDRYLPFLATTKVLIAAVRAGVGRETAHEVIKEHAVAVALAMREKGQEPDLLDRLAADDRLPLDRAALDAALADRKAFTGAAASQVDQVIAAVDDLVSAYPDAAKYTPGAIL; encoded by the coding sequence GTGACGATCCCGAATGTCCTGGCCACCCGGTATGCAAGCGCCGAGATGGTGGCGATTTGGTCGCCGGAGGCCAAGATCCTGGCCGAACGACGGCTGTGGCTGGCGGTGCTGCGCGCGCAGAAGGAACTGGGCGTGGACGTGCCCGACGGCGTCCTCGAGGACTACGAGCGGGTGCTCGACCAGGTCGACCTCGGTTCGATCGCCGCCCGCGAACGGGTCACCCGCCACGATGTGAAAGCCCGCATCGAGGAGTTCAACGCCCTGGCCGGCCACGAGCATGTGCACAAGGGCATGACCAGCCGCGACCTGACCGAGAACGTCGAGCAGCTGCAAATCCGGCGATCACTGGAACTCGTGCACGCTCACGGTGTGGCGGTGGTGGCTCGGCTCGGCGAGCGCGCCGCCACCTACCGGGATCTGGTGATGGCCGGGCGCAGCCACAACGTCGCCGCCCAGGCCACCACGCTGGGCAAGCGGTTCGCCTCGGCGGCCGAGGAGACCCTGATCGCGTTGACCCGCATCCGCGAGCTGATCGACCGCTACCCGCTGCGCGGCATCAAGGGGCCGATGGGTACCGCACAGGACATGCTGGATCTGTTCGACGGCGACGCCGACCGGCTCGCCGAGTTGGAACGCCGGGTTGCCGAATTCCTCGGCTTCTCAGCGGTTTTCGCCAGCGTCGGCCAGGTGTATCCCCGTTCACTGGACCACGACGTGGTCTCAGCGCTGGTGCAACTCGGTGCGGGTCCGTCGTCGTTCGCGCACACCGTGCGGTTGATGGCCGGCCACGAACTGGTGACCGAGGGCTTCGCGCAGGGGCAGGTCGGTTCGTCGGCCATGCCGCACAAGATGAACACCCGCAGCTGCGAGCGGGTCAACGGACTGCAGGTGATCCTGCGCGGGTACGGGTCGATGGCTGCGGAACTGGCTGGGGCGCAATGGAATGAAGGCGACGTGTTCTGCTCGGTGGTGCGCCGGGTCGCGCTACCGGACGCCTTCTTCGCCGTTGACGGGCAGATCGAGACCTTCCTGACGGTGCTCGACGAGTTCGGCGCCTACCCGGCGGTGATCCAGCGCGAGCTCGATCGCTACCTGCCGTTCCTGGCCACCACCAAGGTGCTGATTGCCGCGGTGCGCGCCGGGGTGGGACGCGAGACCGCGCACGAGGTCATCAAGGAACATGCCGTTGCGGTCGCACTGGCGATGCGGGAGAAGGGTCAAGAGCCCGACCTGCTCGACCGCCTGGCCGCCGATGATCGGCTGCCGCTGGACCGGGCGGCACTCGATGCCGCCCTGGCCGACAGGAAGGCGTTCACCGGCGCGGCCGCCAGTCAGGTCGACCAGGTGATCGCCGCAGTCGACGACTTGGTCAGCGCCTACCCTGACGCCGCCAAGTACACCCCCGGCGCGATCCTGTAA
- a CDS encoding TetR/AcrR family transcriptional regulator, with the protein MSQCCLLAAFTNVIAAVTPKGERRRYALVSAAAELLCEGGFEAVRHRAVASRAGLPLASTTYYFSSLDDLVQNAVEFIGTAEAAQLRSRVDDLPRRRRGAEATADVLVDLLIGEPADVPVSEHLISRYERYIACARQPALRGIQRRLLQLRVGAVVEAIERSGRYVRMDLLTALVCAVDGAVVSALVGDGDGPREVARTTLVDLLDVLAPIDERSMRA; encoded by the coding sequence ATGTCGCAGTGCTGCCTGCTGGCAGCATTCACAAACGTGATCGCAGCGGTTACTCCCAAGGGAGAACGACGGCGGTATGCGCTGGTCAGCGCAGCCGCCGAGCTGCTGTGCGAGGGGGGCTTCGAGGCGGTCCGACACCGGGCGGTGGCTTCCCGGGCAGGCCTGCCGCTGGCCTCGACCACGTACTACTTCTCGTCGTTGGACGATCTGGTGCAAAACGCCGTCGAGTTCATCGGCACCGCGGAGGCCGCGCAGTTGCGATCCCGGGTCGACGACCTGCCGCGTCGGCGGCGCGGCGCTGAAGCGACCGCCGATGTCCTGGTGGACCTGTTGATCGGGGAGCCGGCCGACGTGCCGGTCAGCGAACATTTGATCTCCCGCTACGAGCGCTACATTGCCTGCGCCCGGCAGCCCGCCTTGCGGGGTATCCAGCGGCGGCTGCTGCAACTGCGGGTCGGTGCCGTGGTGGAGGCCATTGAGCGCTCCGGCCGCTACGTGCGGATGGACCTGCTCACCGCGCTGGTGTGCGCGGTCGACGGGGCGGTGGTCTCCGCACTCGTCGGTGACGGTGACGGGCCACGCGAGGTCGCCCGCACGACGCTGGTCGACCTGCTCGACGTGCTCGCTCCCATTGACGAACGCAGCATGCGAGCCTGA
- a CDS encoding amidohydrolase family protein, translated as MFTLFSVDDHIVEPAHVWTDRVPAKFKDRVPHVVEVDGRQIWEWDGGRELTMGLNAVAGKPREEWGMEPARFEDMIPGCYDPVERRKDLLSNGIFASVSFPTLPGFGGRKFATWPDKELALVCVQAWNDYMIDEWCGAGRDVFVPMHILPVWDIELALKEHERMVAKGSKAICFIEDPYVVELPSFHGGYWEPLFAAAQADQTPICMHIGSGGAAIDLSKINVVGGEMPNPMTEIAAAFAMAARSSCNLMVSPLLRKYPDAKVVWSEGGIGWIPAALERADRQWLRHQYWSHVENADILPSTVARRSMYFCMIEEPIGIKYRYDFEIDNILWESDYPHADTPFPKTQMSAKEVFDGVPQDEVDKITHENAEKLFHFPIDQQLVADYIGSGS; from the coding sequence ATGTTTACCTTGTTCAGCGTCGACGACCATATTGTCGAGCCTGCCCATGTGTGGACCGACCGCGTGCCGGCCAAGTTCAAGGACCGGGTGCCGCACGTCGTCGAGGTCGATGGCCGCCAGATCTGGGAGTGGGACGGCGGTCGCGAACTGACCATGGGCCTCAATGCCGTGGCCGGCAAGCCGCGCGAGGAGTGGGGTATGGAGCCGGCCCGATTCGAGGACATGATCCCCGGCTGCTACGACCCGGTGGAGCGCCGCAAGGACCTGCTGTCCAACGGCATCTTCGCGTCGGTGTCGTTCCCGACCCTGCCCGGGTTCGGTGGCCGCAAGTTCGCCACCTGGCCCGACAAGGAACTGGCGCTGGTGTGTGTGCAGGCCTGGAACGACTACATGATCGACGAGTGGTGTGGCGCCGGACGCGACGTGTTCGTGCCGATGCACATCCTGCCGGTGTGGGACATCGAGCTGGCTCTCAAGGAACACGAGCGGATGGTGGCCAAGGGCAGCAAGGCGATCTGCTTCATCGAGGACCCGTATGTCGTGGAGCTGCCCAGCTTCCACGGCGGCTACTGGGAGCCGCTGTTCGCCGCTGCCCAGGCCGATCAGACCCCGATCTGCATGCACATCGGTTCCGGCGGCGCCGCCATCGATCTGTCGAAGATCAATGTCGTCGGCGGCGAGATGCCCAACCCGATGACGGAGATCGCCGCCGCGTTCGCGATGGCCGCCCGCTCGTCATGCAACCTCATGGTCAGCCCGCTGCTGCGCAAGTATCCCGATGCCAAGGTGGTGTGGTCGGAGGGCGGGATCGGCTGGATCCCGGCCGCTCTGGAGCGCGCCGACCGGCAATGGTTGCGCCACCAGTACTGGTCACACGTGGAGAACGCGGACATCCTGCCGTCCACGGTGGCCCGGCGCAGCATGTATTTCTGCATGATCGAGGAGCCGATCGGCATCAAGTACCGGTACGACTTCGAGATCGACAACATCTTGTGGGAGTCCGACTACCCGCACGCCGACACCCCGTTCCCCAAGACCCAGATGTCGGCCAAAGAGGTCTTCGACGGGGTGCCGCAGGACGAGGTGGACAAGATCACCCACGAGAACGCCGAGAAGCTGTTCCACTTCCCGATCGACCAGCAGCTCGTCGCCGACTACATCGGTTCCGGCAGCTAG